A stretch of Oryza brachyantha chromosome 4, ObraRS2, whole genome shotgun sequence DNA encodes these proteins:
- the LOC102719196 gene encoding probable ribonuclease P/MRP protein subunit POP5 isoform X2, with translation MVHFKNRYMVMEAFFDATGKGQADPLVLTQLNVTKAIRDSIQLNFGECGIAASLGSLQVKYVNPITKLCVIRVSREDHQKVWAAITMVRSIGKIPVSFNLRDVSGSIRACKKAALECEEAKFEYLKLAAGDRITPKFLETMESCFDKIKGLES, from the exons ATGGTTCATTTCAAGAACAGGTACATGGTGATGGAGGCCTTCTTCGACGCCACGGGGAAGGGCCAGGCCGACCCTCTCGTTCTCACCCAGCTCAATGTCACCAAAGCGATCAGAGACAGCATCCAGCTCAACTTTGGGGAGTGTGGCATTGCTGCCTCTCTTGGATCGTTGCAAG TGAAGTATGTAAATCCGATAACGAAGCTTTGCGTGATCCGGGTTTCTCGCGAAGATCACCAGAAGGTGTGGGCCGCTATCACCATGGTGAGGAGCATTGGGAAAATCCCTGTTTCATTCAACCTGCGGGATGTGAGTG GAAGTATCAGGGCCTGCAAGAAGGCTGCGTTGGAGTGTGAAGAAGCAAAGTTTGAGTATTTGAAGCTGGCTGCCGGTGATCGTATAACGCCGAAGTTCTTGGAGACCATGGAGAGCTGCTTTGACAAA ATTAAAGGATTAGAGAGCTAA
- the LOC102719196 gene encoding probable ribonuclease P/MRP protein subunit POP5 isoform X1 has translation MVHFKNRYMVMEAFFDATGKGQADPLVLTQLNVTKAIRDSIQLNFGECGIAASLGSLQVKYVNPITKLCVIRVSREDHQKVWAAITMVRSIGKIPVSFNLRDVSGSIRACKKAALECEEAKFEYLKLAAGDRITPKFLETMESCFDKIKGLES, from the exons ATGGTTCATTTCAAGAACAGGTACATGGTGATGGAGGCCTTCTTCGACGCCACGGGGAAGGGCCAGGCCGACCCTCTCGTTCTCACCCAGCTCAATGTCACCAAAGCGATCAGAGACAGCATCCAGCTCAACTTTGGGGAGTGTGGCATTGCTGCCTCTCTTGGATCGTTGCAAG TGAAGTATGTAAATCCGATAACGAAGCTTTGCGTGATCCGGGTTTCTCGCGAAGATCACCAGAAGGTGTGGGCCGCTATCACCATGGTGAGGAGCATTGGGAAAATCCCTGTTTCATTCAACCTGCGGGATGTGAGTG GAAGTATCAGGGCCTGCAAGAAGGCTGCGTTGGAGTGTGAAGAAGCAAAGTTTGAGTATTTGAAGCTGGCTGCCGGTGATCGTATAACGCCGAAGTTCTTGGAGACCATGGAGAGCTGCTTTGACAAAATTAAAGGATTAGAGAGCTAA
- the LOC102719196 gene encoding probable ribonuclease P/MRP protein subunit POP5 isoform X3, with translation MVMEAFFDATGKGQADPLVLTQLNVTKAIRDSIQLNFGECGIAASLGSLQVKYVNPITKLCVIRVSREDHQKVWAAITMVRSIGKIPVSFNLRDVSGSIRACKKAALECEEAKFEYLKLAAGDRITPKFLETMESCFDKIKGLES, from the exons ATGGTGATGGAGGCCTTCTTCGACGCCACGGGGAAGGGCCAGGCCGACCCTCTCGTTCTCACCCAGCTCAATGTCACCAAAGCGATCAGAGACAGCATCCAGCTCAACTTTGGGGAGTGTGGCATTGCTGCCTCTCTTGGATCGTTGCAAG TGAAGTATGTAAATCCGATAACGAAGCTTTGCGTGATCCGGGTTTCTCGCGAAGATCACCAGAAGGTGTGGGCCGCTATCACCATGGTGAGGAGCATTGGGAAAATCCCTGTTTCATTCAACCTGCGGGATGTGAGTG GAAGTATCAGGGCCTGCAAGAAGGCTGCGTTGGAGTGTGAAGAAGCAAAGTTTGAGTATTTGAAGCTGGCTGCCGGTGATCGTATAACGCCGAAGTTCTTGGAGACCATGGAGAGCTGCTTTGACAAAATTAAAGGATTAGAGAGCTAA